The Paenibacillus sp. MBLB1832 genome has a window encoding:
- a CDS encoding response regulator transcription factor encodes MWRVLIIDDDFQVLEGMKKSIPWERLEAEWVGEAMDGQEGLQKVKETSPDIVITDIYMPVMNGLEMIEQLKQDGFSGEIIILSGYSDFQYARQALRLQVSDYLSKPVTMDELGGVLERVIHELEMKEAERLEQAETRRRLMMYEPFVQKEWLKTVVTGTQERAITEESMTPMKQGAWLSQKHLIMGIELMGTNRVMNVSLTDWSLYRFAVANIIREVLEQDWPRSEFIELHSHHAAIVFHIPLAQSDADACARIREIGKHITACTFTYLKLSIRTGMGSVQTDWKQLSDSTEEAFLDLLQQTLTEDQGTRLTKPDVVEPDFTIRPIKFYQELAEAIVYAKEEETLAIVDAYLEQLRQMPSVTPAYLQYLCSELWTILAYSLYSTGVVLDDLFPGMRAGQEIAKIQSIGELREWLKNKIVGISSQRGWSEQSKHKEAIDFMIQYAHEHYAEDIVLEDLSKQLYLSRNYLNRMFKKAMGETFTNYMIRVRLEKAKVLLAEGKYMIYEIAEKIGYKNVAYFSAIFKKQYGMNPSELGKK; translated from the coding sequence ATGTGGAGAGTACTGATTATTGATGATGATTTTCAAGTGCTGGAGGGGATGAAGAAATCCATCCCTTGGGAAAGGTTGGAGGCCGAATGGGTAGGAGAAGCGATGGATGGGCAGGAGGGACTCCAGAAAGTCAAGGAAACGAGCCCGGACATTGTCATTACCGATATTTATATGCCCGTGATGAACGGACTTGAGATGATTGAGCAATTGAAGCAGGACGGATTTTCGGGGGAAATCATCATTCTCAGCGGTTATTCGGACTTTCAATACGCTCGACAGGCGCTGAGGCTGCAGGTCAGTGATTACTTATCCAAACCTGTGACGATGGATGAGTTGGGTGGTGTGTTGGAACGAGTGATCCATGAGCTGGAGATGAAAGAAGCGGAAAGATTGGAGCAGGCGGAGACACGGCGCAGGCTGATGATGTACGAGCCCTTCGTGCAGAAGGAATGGCTGAAGACGGTCGTCACGGGTACGCAGGAGCGGGCCATAACGGAGGAAAGCATGACGCCTATGAAACAGGGGGCGTGGCTGAGTCAGAAGCATTTGATCATGGGCATCGAGCTGATGGGAACAAACCGTGTGATGAATGTAAGTTTAACGGATTGGAGCTTATACAGGTTCGCTGTGGCTAACATCATCCGTGAAGTGCTGGAGCAAGATTGGCCGCGATCGGAGTTCATCGAGTTGCACAGCCATCATGCTGCCATCGTGTTTCACATCCCGTTAGCGCAATCGGACGCTGATGCATGTGCGCGAATAAGGGAAATTGGCAAGCACATCACGGCATGTACCTTCACCTATTTGAAGCTGAGCATCCGTACTGGAATGGGAAGCGTTCAGACGGACTGGAAACAGCTTTCTGACTCCACGGAGGAGGCTTTCTTGGATCTGCTACAGCAAACACTGACCGAAGATCAGGGGACTCGCCTGACCAAACCAGACGTGGTAGAACCCGATTTCACGATTCGGCCCATCAAGTTTTATCAAGAGCTGGCTGAGGCGATTGTATATGCCAAAGAGGAGGAGACTTTGGCCATTGTTGACGCCTATTTGGAGCAGCTCCGCCAAATGCCTTCTGTCACGCCGGCTTATCTACAATACTTATGCTCGGAGCTGTGGACGATACTGGCCTACTCGTTATACAGCACGGGTGTCGTGCTCGACGATCTGTTCCCTGGAATGCGGGCAGGTCAGGAGATTGCCAAGATTCAATCGATCGGGGAGCTCCGCGAATGGCTCAAGAATAAAATCGTTGGCATCTCCTCACAACGCGGTTGGAGCGAACAATCCAAGCATAAGGAAGCCATTGATTTCATGATTCAGTACGCGCACGAGCATTATGCGGAGGATATTGTTTTGGAAGATTTGTCGAAGCAATTGTATCTATCCCGTAATTATTTGAATCGCATGTTCAAAAAAGCGATGGGGGAAACCTTCACGAACTATATGATCCGCGTGCGGTTGGAGAAAGCCAAAGTCCTGCTGGCGGAAGGCAAGTATATGATTTATGAGATCGCGGAAAAGATCGGCTACAAAAATGTAGCTTATTTCAGTGCCATTTTCAAAAAACAGTATGGTATGAATCCTAGCGAGCTCGGCAAGAAATAG
- a CDS encoding sensor histidine kinase, protein MNLFKRVRIDRLFFSSFASFISILLLIFTWISYSVTSRELADTSSYYQQDMLNELNKQIDIQLKSIEQMSLAASRNINTIGYDPFEKDYFELFHRKDDMLRMLASITYSTTMVQSIYLYMDNPSQTDPQAPVQILDMAHVRDEAWYPEIQKSDFSWIEERTLPTNNGPQQFISFARKLYNNSDRYYGLLMLNVKASAIESLVRGETEGKEKNRLLLDASGRTIAAIGEPTLSDSELQLISSKDISSNYIHLPGNRGEGSLLVWSKVRSEWTLIEITPWKNIVQPSIHLAYMLVSVGLSAIFITAFFTLFLSKQFTKPIRLLLSRMGRVPATGAAMDLPTDYQNEFGSLFNGYRRQMERIDELLQSLQSQHKRQREAEILALQAMINPHFLYNTLDQLNWIAIDSGQEKISAIVSLMGKMFRIGLSNGETVIPIRDELTHVDCYLQIQKIRWGERLAYTIDAEEELKELFIPRLTIQPFVENAFIHGFHGRRAGDIHITLRRKDNDIEIMITDNGVGMKPGWDLSKPRKTGGYGVKNVMERIAAYFGQPYGVTMRDRLGGGTEVALRLPILHNKTEVEETFHVESTDY, encoded by the coding sequence ATGAATTTATTCAAACGAGTACGAATTGATCGGTTGTTTTTCAGCAGTTTTGCTTCTTTCATTTCGATCTTATTGCTTATTTTTACATGGATCAGCTACAGTGTGACCTCTCGTGAGCTCGCAGATACGTCGTCGTACTACCAGCAGGATATGCTCAATGAGCTGAATAAACAGATAGATATCCAGCTCAAATCAATCGAGCAAATGTCGCTTGCTGCATCCCGAAACATTAATACGATTGGCTATGATCCATTTGAGAAGGATTACTTTGAGCTGTTCCATCGAAAGGACGATATGTTGCGGATGCTGGCAAGCATCACCTACAGCACGACGATGGTACAGTCGATCTACTTATACATGGATAATCCGTCACAGACGGACCCCCAAGCGCCTGTGCAAATTCTGGATATGGCGCATGTTCGAGATGAGGCATGGTATCCAGAGATTCAGAAATCAGACTTTTCCTGGATTGAGGAGCGTACGCTCCCAACGAACAATGGACCGCAACAGTTTATTAGTTTCGCTCGTAAGCTATATAACAATTCGGATAGATACTATGGGTTGCTGATGCTCAATGTGAAGGCGTCTGCGATTGAAAGTCTTGTTCGCGGAGAGACCGAGGGGAAGGAGAAGAATCGATTGCTGCTGGATGCTAGCGGTAGAACGATCGCTGCGATTGGTGAGCCGACTTTAAGTGATAGTGAGCTTCAGTTAATCAGCAGCAAGGACATCTCATCGAATTATATTCACCTGCCAGGCAATCGAGGTGAGGGATCTCTTCTCGTCTGGAGCAAAGTGCGATCGGAATGGACGCTGATTGAAATCACGCCATGGAAAAACATTGTACAACCGAGTATCCACTTGGCTTATATGTTAGTTTCCGTTGGCCTATCGGCGATATTCATCACCGCCTTCTTCACGCTGTTTCTGTCCAAGCAATTCACGAAGCCGATTCGTCTATTGCTTTCGCGAATGGGACGCGTGCCAGCCACAGGGGCTGCAATGGATTTACCTACGGATTATCAAAATGAGTTCGGGAGTTTATTCAACGGTTACCGCCGACAGATGGAGCGAATTGACGAACTTCTGCAATCGCTGCAATCCCAGCATAAGCGTCAGCGGGAAGCGGAGATATTGGCGTTGCAAGCAATGATTAATCCCCATTTTTTATACAATACATTGGATCAGTTGAATTGGATTGCTATCGATTCCGGGCAAGAAAAAATCAGTGCAATCGTCTCGTTAATGGGTAAAATGTTCCGAATCGGCCTATCCAACGGAGAGACGGTCATTCCGATTCGGGATGAGCTAACGCATGTGGATTGCTACCTGCAAATTCAAAAAATCCGATGGGGGGAACGTCTCGCCTACACCATTGATGCAGAGGAGGAGCTGAAGGAACTCTTCATTCCCCGTTTAACGATACAACCTTTTGTAGAGAATGCATTCATTCATGGTTTTCATGGCAGACGGGCGGGAGACATTCACATCACCTTAAGACGCAAGGACAATGATATAGAAATTATGATTACCGATAATGGCGTAGGGATGAAGCCAGGTTGGGATCTGTCGAAGCCGCGCAAAACTGGTGGCTACGGTGTTAAGAATGTCATGGAGCGAATCGCAGCTTATTTCGGTCAGCCTTACGGCGTCACGATGCGTGACCGACTGGGGGGCGGAACGGAAGTCGCCCTGCGGCTGCCCATTTTGCACAATAAAACAGAGGTGGAGGAGACATTTCATGTGGAGAGTACTGATTATTGA
- a CDS encoding carbohydrate ABC transporter permease, producing the protein MTIMQRRTLGSHIFLVVFSILMVYPILWWVGAAFKSNDEMSSPNLFPKDWLWSNFTDGWVALPKYTFTHFYINTFELILGVLITSVLSCSLVAFGFARLDFPLKNVWFSILMVTLMLPSQVTMVPQYIMFNTFGWVNTYLPFYVPHALAGGIGGPFFIFLLIQFIRGLPKDLDESAKIDGCSWFGIYWRIILPLTKPALVTVAIYCFLWNWDDFFGHLLYINSVDKYTVGLALKLFVDSQSALPWGQLLAMSLLSIIPSLIIFFMAQRHFVDGIASGAVKG; encoded by the coding sequence ATGACAATCATGCAACGCCGGACCCTCGGCTCTCATATCTTCTTGGTGGTATTCAGTATCCTGATGGTCTATCCGATCCTGTGGTGGGTTGGGGCTGCATTCAAATCTAATGATGAGATGAGCTCGCCTAATCTCTTCCCTAAGGACTGGCTGTGGAGCAACTTCACCGATGGTTGGGTCGCGCTTCCGAAATATACATTCACGCACTTTTATATCAATACCTTCGAGCTTATATTGGGCGTGTTGATTACATCGGTGCTTTCCTGCAGTCTCGTCGCTTTCGGCTTTGCCCGTCTTGATTTTCCACTTAAAAATGTCTGGTTTTCCATCCTAATGGTCACATTGATGCTACCTAGTCAGGTAACGATGGTTCCGCAGTACATCATGTTCAATACATTTGGTTGGGTGAATACGTACTTGCCCTTCTATGTTCCGCATGCATTAGCGGGCGGCATTGGCGGACCGTTCTTTATTTTCCTGCTTATTCAGTTCATTCGCGGACTTCCGAAGGATCTGGACGAGTCGGCCAAAATTGACGGTTGCAGTTGGTTTGGCATATACTGGCGCATCATCCTGCCACTAACGAAGCCTGCACTTGTAACAGTAGCTATCTACTGCTTCCTGTGGAATTGGGACGATTTCTTCGGTCACTTGCTGTATATCAACTCGGTGGATAAATACACGGTAGGACTTGCGCTCAAATTGTTTGTGGACAGTCAGTCTGCTCTGCCTTGGGGGCAATTGCTCGCGATGTCACTCCTATCGATCATTCCTTCGCTCATTATCTTCTTTATGGCTCAGCGCCATTTTGTTGATGGCATTGCTTCTGGTGCAGTGAAGGGGTAA
- a CDS encoding carbohydrate ABC transporter permease, producing MRTHPSTSSKKQAQQWVSAFNLKGRWESPLAGYLFISPWLLGFLLLTLWPMIRSVYYSFTKFTLLDAPDWVGMRNYERIFTDDETFRQSLYVTLMFVVISVPLKLLSALLVAMLLNKNIKGISIYRTFIYLPSLIGSSIAVAVLWKNIFGIDGFINKFLSVFGVDGISWISSPGTALGTLIILVAWQFGSSMVIFLAGLKQIPAELYEASSVDGASKLRQFFNITLPMLSPVLLFNLVLQTIGSFQMFTQAFVITKGGPINSTYMYALYLYERAFARYDMGYASALAWILLVIIGIATALIFASSRYWVFYETEGGRKK from the coding sequence ATGCGTACACATCCTAGTACATCTTCCAAAAAGCAGGCTCAGCAGTGGGTCTCCGCTTTCAACTTGAAGGGCCGCTGGGAATCGCCTTTAGCAGGTTATTTGTTTATCTCTCCCTGGCTGCTTGGCTTCTTGCTCTTAACCTTATGGCCGATGATCCGTTCGGTTTACTATTCCTTTACCAAATTTACGTTGTTGGATGCACCTGATTGGGTAGGCATGCGAAACTATGAACGCATCTTTACGGATGATGAAACGTTCCGACAGTCTCTCTATGTCACGCTGATGTTCGTTGTCATCTCCGTGCCGCTGAAGCTATTGAGCGCCCTATTGGTCGCTATGCTGCTGAACAAAAACATCAAGGGTATCTCCATCTACCGTACATTCATTTATTTGCCATCTCTGATCGGAAGCAGTATTGCCGTCGCTGTTCTATGGAAAAACATCTTCGGAATCGACGGTTTTATTAATAAGTTTTTGAGCGTTTTTGGCGTGGATGGGATCAGTTGGATCAGTAGCCCTGGCACGGCGCTCGGTACGTTAATTATTTTGGTAGCGTGGCAGTTCGGTTCTTCGATGGTCATTTTCCTTGCAGGGCTGAAGCAAATTCCAGCAGAGCTATATGAGGCGTCCTCGGTTGATGGCGCGTCGAAGCTTAGACAATTTTTCAACATTACGTTACCCATGCTTTCTCCCGTGCTGCTGTTCAATCTAGTGCTGCAGACGATCGGCTCGTTCCAAATGTTCACCCAGGCTTTCGTTATTACTAAAGGCGGCCCGATCAACTCCACGTATATGTACGCACTGTATTTGTACGAGAGAGCTTTCGCCCGCTATGACATGGGCTATGCCTCTGCCTTAGCATGGATTCTACTCGTTATTATTGGCATCGCGACTGCCCTGATCTTCGCATCGTCCCGTTACTGGGTATTCTATGAGACAGAAGGAGGCCGTAAGAAATGA
- a CDS encoding MDR family MFS transporter: MQGSNKKLVMIGLMLGLIFSELDQTVVSTALPTIIRDLHGLSLYGWVAGIYMLSITMFMPIFGKLADIYGRKRIYMSCVGLFLAGSIICGLADSMTVLLIGRGVQGIGAGGLMPLAMIIIGDTFELEQRAKLQSFIGPLLILPQLLGPTVGGYFVSHVNWHWIFLINIPIGVLSAVIMWKGLHDSGQKEKKSIDWAGACTLVLSMFSLLLAPVLIDVKGYTWTSTPILGLLGMFAALTALFIRIEMRAAEPIIPLSLFKNRSVVVLSCIVFLTMLGVMGGISGFPFFAQNVMGMTPTASGYLSLAFMAGAIPASILCGNLITKVAYKHLFIPSFLFPIASYIMLSRIHVDTTVMYIIVGFFILGLGIGVLFGSDNLIVQESVAKEHTGVGVATVQLFQAIGTTLGFSIFGSLLSRNITTGLSSLSDQFPAGTSETILNGGIPQGLSPDLLLRIKTVFAESFQHMFVIGIGFAVVALIACFFMKHEVLSSHEGEAAVSASTGASA, translated from the coding sequence ATGCAAGGAAGTAACAAGAAATTAGTAATGATCGGTCTCATGCTAGGGCTCATTTTCTCAGAGCTGGACCAAACGGTGGTGTCAACAGCGTTACCTACGATTATCCGTGATTTGCACGGGTTATCATTGTACGGCTGGGTGGCGGGCATTTATATGCTGTCGATTACGATGTTTATGCCGATTTTTGGGAAGCTGGCGGACATTTACGGACGTAAACGCATCTACATGAGCTGCGTCGGTCTATTCTTGGCGGGTTCGATTATTTGCGGACTGGCGGATTCCATGACCGTGCTGCTCATAGGCCGTGGCGTGCAAGGCATTGGTGCAGGCGGGCTGATGCCGCTAGCCATGATTATTATCGGGGATACGTTCGAGCTGGAACAGCGTGCGAAGCTGCAGAGCTTCATCGGACCGTTACTCATCCTGCCGCAGCTGCTTGGACCGACGGTCGGTGGTTATTTCGTTAGCCATGTGAATTGGCATTGGATTTTTCTGATTAACATACCGATTGGCGTTTTATCCGCGGTGATTATGTGGAAAGGGCTGCATGATTCGGGTCAAAAGGAAAAGAAATCCATCGACTGGGCAGGTGCATGTACCTTAGTGCTGTCGATGTTCTCGCTCTTGCTGGCGCCAGTGCTCATTGATGTCAAAGGATATACTTGGACCTCGACGCCGATCCTGGGCTTGTTGGGGATGTTCGCGGCGCTTACCGCACTGTTCATTCGGATTGAAATGAGGGCAGCGGAGCCCATTATTCCGTTGTCACTATTCAAGAATCGTTCCGTTGTTGTGCTGTCCTGTATCGTATTCCTGACAATGCTTGGGGTGATGGGTGGGATATCTGGATTTCCTTTCTTCGCTCAAAATGTCATGGGCATGACGCCGACAGCCTCCGGCTACTTGTCGCTAGCCTTCATGGCGGGTGCCATTCCAGCTAGTATTCTCTGCGGGAATTTGATTACCAAAGTGGCGTACAAACACTTGTTCATCCCTTCGTTCCTTTTCCCGATCGCCAGTTACATCATGCTGTCGCGGATTCATGTCGATACAACGGTGATGTATATTATCGTCGGGTTTTTCATCCTGGGACTTGGCATCGGTGTCCTGTTCGGTTCCGATAACCTGATCGTACAGGAGTCGGTTGCGAAGGAACACACGGGTGTCGGTGTGGCAACCGTGCAGTTGTTCCAGGCGATCGGTACGACGCTTGGATTCAGTATTTTCGGCAGCCTGCTGTCGCGGAATATAACGACAGGCTTATCCAGCCTATCGGATCAATTCCCAGCGGGCACGTCGGAGACGATCCTCAATGGCGGCATCCCGCAAGGACTTTCGCCAGATCTGCTGCTGCGGATCAAAACCGTCTTTGCTGAAAGCTTTCAGCATATGTTCGTGATCGGCATCGGGTTTGCCGTTGTGGCGCTCATCGCGTGCTTCTTCATGAAGCACGAGGTGCTGTCGAGCCACGAGGGAGAGGCTGCGGTGTCGGCTTCGACGGGTGCAAGCGCATAA
- a CDS encoding ABC-F family ATP-binding cassette domain-containing protein produces MSILNVERLSHGFGDRAIFNDVSFRLLKGEHIGLIGANGEGKSTFMNIITGKLQPDDGKVEWSKRMRVGYLDQHAVLSKGMTMRDVLKGAFQYLFDMEQEMNDMYGRMGDVSPEELERLLEDVGTIQDTLTNQDFYMIDAKIEETARGLGLTDVGLDKDVHDLSGGQRTKVLLAKLLLEKPDILLLDEPTNYLDEQHIEWLKRYLNDYENAFILISHDIPFLNSVINLIYHMENQALNRYVGDYDHFLEVHEMRKSQLESAYKRQQQEIADLKDFVARNKASVATRNMAMSRQKKLDKMDVIELAKEKPKPQFNFKEGRTSGKLIFEATDLVIGYDTPLSRPLNLRMERGQKIALVGANGIGKTTLLRSILGEIPAISGNVQKGENLQIGYFQQEVKEANNNTCIDEVWNEFPSLNQFEVRAALARCGLTTKHIESKIVVLSGGEKAKVRLCKLINRDTNLLVLDEPTNHLDVDAKDELKRALKAYKGSILLISHEPEFYRDVVTDTWNCESWTTKVL; encoded by the coding sequence ATGAGTATATTAAATGTAGAACGACTGAGTCACGGTTTTGGAGACCGCGCTATCTTCAACGATGTATCGTTCCGCCTGCTTAAAGGCGAGCACATCGGACTTATCGGTGCAAACGGTGAAGGGAAGTCAACCTTCATGAACATCATCACCGGGAAGCTGCAACCAGATGACGGGAAAGTCGAATGGTCCAAGCGCATGCGCGTTGGCTACCTGGATCAACACGCGGTGCTGAGCAAAGGCATGACGATGCGCGACGTGCTGAAAGGCGCTTTCCAATATTTGTTCGACATGGAACAAGAAATGAACGATATGTACGGCCGCATGGGCGATGTGTCGCCTGAAGAGCTCGAGCGATTGCTTGAGGATGTCGGAACGATTCAAGATACGTTAACGAATCAAGATTTCTATATGATCGATGCCAAAATCGAAGAAACGGCTCGCGGCTTGGGTCTGACCGATGTCGGCTTGGATAAAGACGTGCATGACCTCAGCGGCGGGCAGCGGACCAAGGTTCTGTTAGCAAAGCTCCTGCTCGAAAAGCCAGACATTCTGCTCCTCGATGAGCCGACGAACTACTTGGACGAGCAGCACATCGAATGGTTGAAGCGTTACCTGAACGATTATGAGAATGCCTTCATCCTCATTTCGCATGATATTCCATTCTTGAACAGCGTCATTAACTTGATTTACCACATGGAAAATCAAGCGTTGAACCGCTACGTCGGCGACTACGACCATTTCCTAGAAGTTCACGAAATGAGAAAATCCCAGCTCGAGTCCGCTTACAAGCGTCAACAGCAAGAGATTGCTGATTTGAAGGACTTCGTTGCTCGTAATAAAGCGAGCGTGGCCACGCGGAACATGGCGATGTCCAGACAGAAGAAGCTCGACAAGATGGATGTCATCGAATTGGCGAAGGAGAAACCGAAGCCGCAGTTCAACTTCAAGGAAGGACGTACGTCTGGGAAGCTTATCTTTGAGGCAACGGATCTGGTCATCGGTTACGATACGCCATTATCTCGTCCGCTGAACCTGCGTATGGAACGCGGTCAGAAAATCGCCCTCGTCGGTGCCAACGGAATCGGGAAAACGACGCTGCTTCGTAGTATCTTAGGCGAAATCCCCGCGATTTCTGGTAACGTGCAGAAGGGTGAAAACCTGCAAATCGGCTACTTCCAGCAGGAAGTCAAAGAAGCCAACAACAACACGTGTATCGATGAAGTGTGGAACGAGTTCCCGTCCTTGAACCAATTCGAAGTGCGCGCAGCGCTCGCTCGTTGCGGACTGACGACGAAGCACATCGAGAGCAAAATCGTCGTGCTCAGCGGTGGAGAAAAAGCGAAGGTTCGCCTGTGCAAACTGATCAACCGCGACACGAACCTACTCGTGCTCGATGAGCCGACCAACCATTTGGACGTGGATGCGAAGGATGAGTTGAAGCGTGCGCTGAAAGCGTACAAAGGCAGCATCCTGCTCATTTCTCACGAACCTGAATTTTATCGCGATGTCGTGACGGATACTTGGAACTGTGAGTCTTGGACGACGAAAGTGTTATAA
- a CDS encoding type II toxin-antitoxin system Phd/YefM family antitoxin, translating into MNIKPSTTIRQDYNGFSKYCHEIDEPVVLTRNGEADLVVMSHEAFRRMEARIKLQSKLLVAEKQIAEGEQLLDHDQVMARIRRKIDAAKE; encoded by the coding sequence ATGAATATTAAGCCCTCCACCACAATCAGACAAGATTATAACGGATTCTCGAAGTATTGCCATGAGATTGATGAGCCCGTGGTTTTAACGCGTAACGGTGAAGCCGATTTAGTCGTTATGAGTCATGAAGCCTTTCGAAGAATGGAAGCTCGCATTAAGCTCCAATCTAAACTATTGGTTGCAGAAAAGCAGATAGCTGAAGGCGAGCAGCTTCTTGACCATGACCAAGTAATGGCAAGAATACGGAGAAAAATTGATGCAGCCAAAGAATAG
- a CDS encoding type II toxin-antitoxin system RelE/ParE family toxin produces the protein MQPKNSVKYSPAAVDDMDEIFSYISKDDISAAEKLLEKLDLQISRLATFPEMGSVISEDAYSLVQRGYRFIVVNPYLVFYRVIQDTVIVHRILHGRRDYLRELFGSF, from the coding sequence ATGCAGCCAAAGAATAGTGTCAAATATTCTCCAGCAGCAGTTGATGATATGGATGAAATCTTCTCGTATATATCCAAGGATGATATTTCCGCTGCAGAAAAATTGTTGGAAAAGTTAGATCTTCAGATCTCGAGATTGGCAACCTTCCCAGAAATGGGTTCAGTGATATCCGAAGATGCGTATTCACTTGTACAACGAGGCTACCGATTTATTGTTGTGAATCCCTATCTGGTATTCTATCGTGTCATCCAAGACACTGTAATAGTCCATCGTATTTTACATGGGCGCAGGGATTATCTTCGCGAATTATTTGGTTCATTTTGA
- a CDS encoding DUF5658 family protein, with product MPVFRLLFRSKTLILLFILCLLDAVCTDIGLRLHYIQEANPIIRRFYEWHLITYYIVKLIFPVVLMMMHPYIRQKTWVKPCLTLTVIVYATINAYHVVWLTYGLTLAGSP from the coding sequence ATGCCTGTCTTTCGATTGTTATTCAGAAGCAAAACGCTGATCTTGCTGTTCATTCTCTGTCTCCTCGACGCTGTATGCACCGATATCGGGTTGAGGCTCCACTATATCCAAGAGGCGAATCCGATCATCCGCCGTTTTTATGAATGGCATCTTATTACCTATTATATCGTGAAGCTCATTTTCCCGGTTGTATTAATGATGATGCATCCGTATATCCGCCAAAAAACATGGGTGAAGCCCTGTCTAACCTTGACTGTCATCGTATATGCAACTATCAATGCGTATCACGTTGTCTGGTTAACCTACGGGCTTACATTGGCAGGTTCCCCCTAA